From a single Papaver somniferum cultivar HN1 unplaced genomic scaffold, ASM357369v1 unplaced-scaffold_133, whole genome shotgun sequence genomic region:
- the LOC113333491 gene encoding uncharacterized protein LOC113333491, giving the protein MPTFSAVTLDRFLESGAAKSKLKSQVSPSLYKTRETTSSLPESPFSLPPSTYVVNHKRRGVNLQKSHSQSEVLERAVEDKIEDRRYGLLQVQATHSLGDVSVLEITNKLTDISEEVDEIGGKTSNLNDESGEENDVSGERKSSWNDVNREKRALLVANGNELDKEIVSDDFFDPQESMSYTSNTDAEDNAWGERSFKMSTMTAEYYDACEELSSAGSLQSSMRDLDSEVREIRVNLLLEIERRKRAEDTFNSMERQWESLREKLSAVGVILSSASAIVMEDGGLKSDIAEDVCHQVSVARFVADAVGRGVAKAEVEKEMESLVESKNFEIARLIDRLHYYETMNSEMSNRNQEAMENARHDRQRRKRRQRWIWSSIGVTIALGSAALAWSYYQPTSKGVLPSSSSHSTEIPKATKL; this is encoded by the exons ATGCCTACTTTTTCAGCGGTAACATTAGATAGATTTTTAGAATCAGGAGCtgcaaaatcaaaattgaaatcacAGGTTTCACCATCTCTGTATAAAACCCGAGAAACCACTTCGTCATTACCTGAATCACCATTTTCTTTACCTCCTTCGACGTATGTTGTTAACCATAAACGGCGAGGAGTAAATTTACAAAAAAGTCATTCTCAAAGTGAGGTGTTAGAACGAGCAGTAGAGGACAAGATTGAAGATAGGAGGTATGGTTTGCTGCAGGTGCAGGCTACACATTCTCTTGGAGATGTTTCTGTATTGGAAATTACTAATAAGCTTACAGATATATCCGAGGAAGTTGATGAGATTGGTGGGAAAACCAGTAATCTGAATGATGAATCGGGTGAAGAAAATGATGTTAGTGGTGAAAGAAAGAGTAGCTGGAATGATGTAAATAGGGAAAAGAGAGCTTTGTTGGTGGCGAATGGTAATGAATTGGACAAGGAAATTGTAAGTGATGATTTCTTTGATCCTCAAGAATCAATGAGTTATACGAGTAATACTGACGCTGAAGATAATGCTTGGGGTGAGCGTTCTTTTAAGATGTCTACAATGACGGCCGAATACTATGATGCTTGTGAAG AACTTTCTAGTGCGGGTAGCCTACAGTCTTCCATGCGTGATTTAGATTCTGAGGTGCGTGAAATCAGAGTGAATTTGTTGTTGGAGATAGAGAGGCGAAAGCGAGCGGAGGATACTTTCAATAGCATGGAAAGGCAGTGGGAAAGCCTCAGAGAAAAGCTATCTGCTGTAGGTGTAATTCTTTCGTCTGCGTCAGCCATTGTAATGGAAGATGGAGGGCTAAAAAGTGATATTGCTGAAGACGTGTGTCACCAAGTTTCTGTTGCAAGGTTTGTGGCTGATGCCGTTGGTAGGGGGGTTGCCAAGGCAGAAGTCGAGAAGGAGATGGAGTCTTTGGTCGAGTCAAAGAACTTTGAGATTGCTCGGTTGATAGACCGACTACATTACTATGAAACGATGAACTCTGAGATGTCTAACAGGAACCAAGAAGCTATGG AGAATGCGCGTCATGACAGGCAAAGAAGGAAAAGAAGGCAAAGGTGGATTTGGAGTTCAATTGGTGTCACCATTGCACTTGGCTCTGCAGCGCTGGCATGGTCTTATTATCAGCCGACTTCAAAAGGAGTGTTGCCAAGCAGTTCTTCACATAGTACTGAGATTCCCAAAGCAACAAAGCTGTGA